A region from the Corynebacterium halotolerans YIM 70093 = DSM 44683 genome encodes:
- a CDS encoding HpcH/HpaI aldolase/citrate lyase family protein → MESHITGPAVMFAPAHRAELIPKAYQRADMVIIDLEDGAGDGDRRAMHDAVRSAELQPGRTILRTSGPDYPGFTEDVALARELGIGPVMVPKLTGSIPAELAGLQVIAMIETPQAVANITTLIGHDDVVGLFWGAEDLITLLGGTHSRFQEDEATPGVYRDVIRHARAQVLLHAAAAGKFAVDAIHADFRDVEGQFAEALDAARSGFAATACIHPAQVEAVRRAYRPEERQLEWARKVVAGAESVDGAFQVDGMMVDAPLITQARRILERAGETGGGVVS, encoded by the coding sequence ATGGAATCCCACATCACCGGCCCCGCCGTCATGTTCGCCCCCGCCCACCGCGCCGAGCTCATCCCGAAGGCCTACCAGCGGGCGGACATGGTCATCATCGATCTCGAGGACGGGGCCGGTGACGGTGACCGCCGGGCAATGCACGACGCCGTTCGCTCGGCGGAACTGCAGCCCGGGCGGACCATCCTGCGCACCAGCGGGCCCGACTACCCCGGTTTCACTGAGGACGTCGCCCTGGCGCGCGAGCTGGGGATCGGACCGGTGATGGTCCCGAAGCTCACCGGGAGCATTCCGGCGGAGCTGGCGGGTCTGCAGGTGATCGCGATGATCGAGACCCCGCAGGCGGTGGCCAACATCACCACGCTCATCGGCCACGATGACGTGGTCGGACTGTTCTGGGGCGCAGAGGACCTGATCACGTTGCTGGGCGGGACGCACTCGCGCTTCCAGGAGGACGAGGCCACCCCGGGCGTCTACCGCGACGTCATCCGCCACGCCCGCGCACAGGTCCTGCTCCACGCGGCAGCCGCGGGGAAATTCGCCGTCGACGCCATCCACGCGGACTTCCGGGACGTCGAGGGGCAGTTCGCCGAGGCGCTCGACGCCGCGCGCTCCGGTTTCGCCGCCACGGCCTGCATCCATCCGGCCCAGGTCGAGGCGGTGCGGCGGGCCTACCGGCCGGAGGAGCGGCAGCTGGAGTGGGCGCGGAAAGTGGTCGCCGGGGCGGAGAGCGTCGACGGCGCCTTCCAGGTCGACGGCATGATGGTCGACGCCCCGCTGATCACCCAGGCCCGCCGCATCCTCGAGCGGGCGGGGGAGACGGGCGGGGGAGTGGTCAGCTGA